One region of Cottoperca gobio chromosome 19, fCotGob3.1, whole genome shotgun sequence genomic DNA includes:
- the sox9a gene encoding transcription factor SOX-9a isoform X2 translates to MNLLDPYLKMTEEQDKCISDVPSPSMSEDSAGSPCPSGSGSDTENTRPSENGLLAVDGEFKKDDDDKFPACIREAVSQVLKGYDWTLVPMPVRVNGSSKNKPHVKRPMNAFMVWAQAARRKLADQYPHLHNAELSKTLGKLWRLLNEGEKRPFVEEAERLRVQHKKDHPDYKYQPRRRKSVKNGQGESEDGSEQTHITPNAIFKALQQADSPASSMGEVHSPGSQGPPTPPTTPKTEVSSGKMDLKREGGIRSLTDGPGGRQLNIDFRDVDIGELSSDVISHIETFDVNEFDQYLPPNGHPGSVNPSNATAVTYTGSYSISSGAPVSPQAAGAAAAWLAKSQNQNQQNQQQLTLGSGASEAVQAQHRTQIKTEQLSPSHYTEQQGSPQHVTYSPFNLQHYSPPSSSYPGISRAQQYDYSEHQGGSTPAAAASYYSHAGAGQGSGLYSTFSYMSSTSQRPMYTPIADNAGVPSIPQSSPQHWEQAPVYTQLTRP, encoded by the exons ATGAATCTCCTCGACCCTTACCTGAAGATGACGGAGGAACAAGACAAGTGTATCTCTGATGTCCCGAGCCCGAGCATGTCCGAGGACTCCGCGGGCTCTCCGTGCCCGTCCGGCTCGGGCTCTGACACCGAGAACACGCGGCCGTCGGAGAACGGGCTGCTCGCCGTGGACGGAGAGTTCAAGAAGGACGATGACGATAAGTTTCCCGCTTGCATCCGCGAGGCTGTGTCCCAGGTGCTCAAGGGCTACGACTGGACCCTCGTGCCTATGCCAGTGCGCGTTAACGGATCTTCTAAGAACAAGCCTCACGTTAAGAGACCGATGAATGCCTTCATGGTTTGGGCTCAGGCTGCGCGGAGGAAGCTGGCGGATCAGTACCCACACCTGCATAACGCGGAGCTCAGCAAAACTCTGGGGAAACTCTGGAG ACTTCTCAACGAAGGGGAGAAGAGACCGTTTGTGGAGGAGGCTGAGCGGCTCCGGGTGCAGCACAAGAAGGATCACCCAGACTACAAATACCAGCCCCGGCGAAGGAAGTCTGTGAAGAACGGACAGGGCGAGTCGGAGGACGGCAGCGAGCAGACGCACATTACCCCAAATGCCATCTTTAAAGCTCTCCAGCAGGCGGACTCTCCGGCCTCCAGCATGGGAGAGGTGCACTCTCCTG GCTCCCAGGGGCCTCCTACTCCTCCCACCACCCCAAAGACTGAAGTCAGCTCAGGCAAGATGGACCTAAAGCGTGAAGGAGGCATCCGCTCTCTGACCGACGGCCCCGGCGGGCGCCAGCTCAACATCGACTTCCGCGACGTGGACATCGGCGAGCTGAGCAGCGACGTCATCTCCCACATCGAGACGTTTGACGTCAACGAGTTCGATCAGTACCTCCCGCCCAACGGGCACCCCGGCTCCGTTAACCCGAGCAACGCCACAGCGGTCACTTACACCGGCAGCTACAGCATCAGCAGCGGTGCCCCGGTGAGCCCGCaggctgcaggagctgctgcagcctgGTTGGCTAAAagccagaaccagaaccagcagaaccagcagcagctcacTCTGGGCAGCGGAGCGTCAGAGGCGGTTCAGGCGCAGCACAGAACGCAGATCAAGACGGAGCAGCTGAGCCCGAGCCACTACACCGAGCAGCAGGGCTCCCCGCAGCACGTCACCTACAGCCCCTTCAACCTGCAGCACTAcagccccccctcctcctcctacccGGGCATCTCCAGAGCGCAGCAGTACGACTACTCCGAGCACCAGGGGGGAAGCACCcccgccgccgccgcctcctACTACAGCCACGCGGGGGCGGGGCAGGGCTCGGGGTTGTATTCGACTTTCAGCTACATGAGCAGCACCAGCCAGAGGCCCATGTACACGCCGATAGCCGACAACGCAGGGGTGCCCTCCATCCCCCAGAGCAGCCCGCAGCACTGGGAGCAGGCTCCAGTGTACACCCAGCTCACCCGGCCCTGA
- the sox9a gene encoding transcription factor SOX-9a isoform X1 has translation MNLLDPYLKMTEEQDKCISDVPSPSMSEDSAGSPCPSGSGSDTENTRPSENGLLAVDGEFKKDDDDKFPACIREAVSQVLKGYDWTLVPMPVRVNGSSKNKPHVKRPMNAFMVWAQAARRKLADQYPHLHNAELSKTLGKLWRLLNEGEKRPFVEEAERLRVQHKKDHPDYKYQPRRRKSVKNGQGESEDGSEQTHITPNAIFKALQQADSPASSMGEVHSPGEHSGSQGPPTPPTTPKTEVSSGKMDLKREGGIRSLTDGPGGRQLNIDFRDVDIGELSSDVISHIETFDVNEFDQYLPPNGHPGSVNPSNATAVTYTGSYSISSGAPVSPQAAGAAAAWLAKSQNQNQQNQQQLTLGSGASEAVQAQHRTQIKTEQLSPSHYTEQQGSPQHVTYSPFNLQHYSPPSSSYPGISRAQQYDYSEHQGGSTPAAAASYYSHAGAGQGSGLYSTFSYMSSTSQRPMYTPIADNAGVPSIPQSSPQHWEQAPVYTQLTRP, from the exons ATGAATCTCCTCGACCCTTACCTGAAGATGACGGAGGAACAAGACAAGTGTATCTCTGATGTCCCGAGCCCGAGCATGTCCGAGGACTCCGCGGGCTCTCCGTGCCCGTCCGGCTCGGGCTCTGACACCGAGAACACGCGGCCGTCGGAGAACGGGCTGCTCGCCGTGGACGGAGAGTTCAAGAAGGACGATGACGATAAGTTTCCCGCTTGCATCCGCGAGGCTGTGTCCCAGGTGCTCAAGGGCTACGACTGGACCCTCGTGCCTATGCCAGTGCGCGTTAACGGATCTTCTAAGAACAAGCCTCACGTTAAGAGACCGATGAATGCCTTCATGGTTTGGGCTCAGGCTGCGCGGAGGAAGCTGGCGGATCAGTACCCACACCTGCATAACGCGGAGCTCAGCAAAACTCTGGGGAAACTCTGGAG ACTTCTCAACGAAGGGGAGAAGAGACCGTTTGTGGAGGAGGCTGAGCGGCTCCGGGTGCAGCACAAGAAGGATCACCCAGACTACAAATACCAGCCCCGGCGAAGGAAGTCTGTGAAGAACGGACAGGGCGAGTCGGAGGACGGCAGCGAGCAGACGCACATTACCCCAAATGCCATCTTTAAAGCTCTCCAGCAGGCGGACTCTCCGGCCTCCAGCATGGGAGAGGTGCACTCTCCTGGTGAGCACTCAG GCTCCCAGGGGCCTCCTACTCCTCCCACCACCCCAAAGACTGAAGTCAGCTCAGGCAAGATGGACCTAAAGCGTGAAGGAGGCATCCGCTCTCTGACCGACGGCCCCGGCGGGCGCCAGCTCAACATCGACTTCCGCGACGTGGACATCGGCGAGCTGAGCAGCGACGTCATCTCCCACATCGAGACGTTTGACGTCAACGAGTTCGATCAGTACCTCCCGCCCAACGGGCACCCCGGCTCCGTTAACCCGAGCAACGCCACAGCGGTCACTTACACCGGCAGCTACAGCATCAGCAGCGGTGCCCCGGTGAGCCCGCaggctgcaggagctgctgcagcctgGTTGGCTAAAagccagaaccagaaccagcagaaccagcagcagctcacTCTGGGCAGCGGAGCGTCAGAGGCGGTTCAGGCGCAGCACAGAACGCAGATCAAGACGGAGCAGCTGAGCCCGAGCCACTACACCGAGCAGCAGGGCTCCCCGCAGCACGTCACCTACAGCCCCTTCAACCTGCAGCACTAcagccccccctcctcctcctacccGGGCATCTCCAGAGCGCAGCAGTACGACTACTCCGAGCACCAGGGGGGAAGCACCcccgccgccgccgcctcctACTACAGCCACGCGGGGGCGGGGCAGGGCTCGGGGTTGTATTCGACTTTCAGCTACATGAGCAGCACCAGCCAGAGGCCCATGTACACGCCGATAGCCGACAACGCAGGGGTGCCCTCCATCCCCCAGAGCAGCCCGCAGCACTGGGAGCAGGCTCCAGTGTACACCCAGCTCACCCGGCCCTGA